From one Bacteroides intestinalis DSM 17393 genomic stretch:
- a CDS encoding HIT family protein codes for MKSDPKECLYCQNNETLHNLMIEFAELSVSRVFLFKEQTYRGRCLVSYKDHVNDLNELSDEDRNAFMEDVTRVTRAMQKAFNPEKINYGAYSDKLSHLHFHLAPKYVDGPDYGATFQMNPGKVYLTDAEYNELIEAVKKEL; via the coding sequence ATGAAAAGTGATCCGAAAGAATGTTTGTATTGTCAGAATAATGAGACTCTGCACAATCTGATGATTGAGTTTGCTGAATTGAGTGTATCCCGCGTATTTTTGTTCAAAGAACAAACCTATAGAGGACGTTGTCTTGTATCTTATAAAGACCACGTCAATGATTTGAACGAATTGAGTGATGAAGACCGTAATGCTTTTATGGAAGATGTTACTCGTGTAACCCGTGCTATGCAGAAAGCTTTTAATCCTGAAAAGATCAATTACGGTGCATATTCCGATAAATTATCACACTTGCATTTCCATCTTGCACCGAAGTATGTAGATGGCCCTGATTATGGTGCTACATTTCAGATGAATCCGGGAAAGGTATACTTGACGGATGCTGAATATAATGAGTTGATTGAGGCGGTGAAGAAGGAGCTTTGA
- a CDS encoding PUR family DNA/RNA-binding protein: MEDLKKKGADMNDKEIVFSKSIKAGKRIYYLDVKKNRKDEMFLAITESKKVVTGEGEDAQVSFEKHKIFLYREDFEKFMNGLNEAINFINQKEMLEVIGDMNAKADAKNVIDADADANIEAALEMNEKGMELDGEIKIDIDFEEPTL, from the coding sequence ATGGAAGACTTAAAGAAAAAAGGAGCGGACATGAACGATAAGGAGATTGTATTCTCCAAATCCATTAAAGCAGGTAAACGAATCTACTATCTGGATGTAAAAAAGAACAGAAAAGATGAAATGTTTCTCGCAATCACTGAAAGCAAGAAAGTGGTGACCGGTGAAGGCGAAGATGCGCAGGTAAGTTTTGAGAAACATAAGATTTTCTTATATAGGGAAGATTTTGAAAAGTTCATGAACGGTCTGAATGAAGCTATTAATTTCATTAATCAGAAAGAAATGCTGGAAGTTATAGGCGATATGAATGCAAAAGCAGATGCAAAGAATGTTATAGATGCAGATGCCGATGCAAATATAGAAGCAGCATTGGAAATGAATGAAAAAGGTATGGAATTGGACGGAGAAATCAAGATTGATATAGATTTTGAAGAGCCAACTCTTTGA
- a CDS encoding Gfo/Idh/MocA family protein, with product MSEKKIKWGFIGCGEVTKHKSGPAFQKVEGSEVIAVMSRDGAKAKAYAQERGIPKWYNDAQELIDDEDVNAIYIATPPSSHATYAIMAMKAGKPVYIEKPMAVTYEECCRINRISNETGVPCFVAYYRRYLPYFLKVKELVDNDTIGNIINIQIRFAQPPRDLDYNKENLPWRVQPDIAGGGYFYDLAPHQIDLLQDMFGCILEANGYKSNRGGLYPAEDTLSACFQFDSGLVGSGSWCFVAHDSAREDRIEVIGDKGMICFSVFTYDPIALHTEKGREEIPVENPEHVQQPLIQAVVDHLLGKSICTCDGASATLTNWVMDKILNKL from the coding sequence ATGAGCGAAAAGAAGATAAAATGGGGATTTATTGGTTGCGGGGAAGTAACCAAACATAAAAGTGGTCCCGCCTTTCAAAAGGTAGAAGGTTCAGAAGTGATTGCCGTAATGAGTCGCGATGGAGCTAAAGCCAAAGCTTATGCTCAGGAAAGAGGTATTCCAAAGTGGTATAATGATGCTCAGGAACTGATTGATGACGAGGATGTGAATGCCATCTATATCGCCACTCCACCTTCTTCACACGCCACCTATGCCATCATGGCAATGAAAGCAGGTAAACCTGTTTATATAGAAAAGCCTATGGCGGTAACATACGAGGAATGCTGCCGTATCAACCGTATCTCAAACGAAACTGGGGTTCCTTGCTTTGTAGCTTATTACCGCCGTTATCTTCCCTATTTTTTGAAAGTAAAGGAATTAGTAGATAATGACACAATAGGTAATATTATCAATATACAAATCCGCTTTGCCCAACCTCCCCGGGACCTGGATTATAACAAAGAAAATCTTCCGTGGCGAGTACAACCGGACATTGCCGGAGGTGGCTATTTTTATGATTTAGCTCCCCACCAGATCGACTTATTACAAGATATGTTCGGCTGCATCCTGGAAGCTAATGGATACAAAAGTAATCGTGGTGGACTCTATCCGGCCGAAGATACTTTAAGTGCATGTTTCCAATTCGACAGTGGATTAGTAGGCAGTGGTTCCTGGTGTTTTGTAGCACACGACTCTGCACGCGAAGACCGCATTGAAGTTATCGGAGACAAGGGAATGATTTGTTTCTCTGTATTTACTTACGATCCCATCGCCCTGCATACGGAAAAAGGAAGAGAAGAAATTCCGGTTGAAAACCCGGAGCATGTACAACAGCCACTCATCCAAGCCGTTGTCGATCATCTTTTAGGTAAGTCTATTTGTACCTGCGATGGAGCAAGCGCAACGCTTACAAACTGGGTGATGGACAAGATACTTAATAAACTTTAA
- a CDS encoding DUF5606 family protein: MLKTILSISGKPGLYKLISQGRNMLIVESLTDKKRFPAYGNEKIISLGDIAMYTDTDDVPLKDVLLAMKKKENGAAVVMDLKKATADDLRAYLGEVLPTFDRDRVYVTDIKKLISWYNLLVACGMTDFEEAAEVEATEEKTEE, translated from the coding sequence ATGTTGAAGACTATTTTGTCTATCTCCGGTAAACCGGGATTGTATAAGCTCATTTCACAAGGTAGAAATATGTTGATTGTAGAATCACTTACAGACAAGAAACGTTTCCCTGCTTATGGTAACGAGAAAATAATATCTTTGGGCGATATTGCCATGTATACGGATACGGACGATGTGCCTTTGAAAGATGTATTACTAGCCATGAAAAAGAAAGAAAACGGTGCAGCTGTAGTGATGGATCTGAAAAAAGCCACTGCTGATGACCTTCGCGCTTATTTGGGAGAGGTTCTGCCTACTTTCGATCGCGACCGTGTATATGTGACGGATATCAAAAAACTTATTTCCTGGTACAACCTGTTAGTTGCTTGCGGAATGACTGATTTCGAAGAGGCTGCAGAAGTTGAAGCTACTGAAGAAAAAACAGAAGAATAA
- the yajC gene encoding preprotein translocase subunit YajC, with protein MNLMTVFLQAPAAAPGGGSMMWILLIAMFAIMYFFMIRPQNKKQKEIANFRKSLQVNQKVITAGGIHGVIKEINDNDIVLEIASNVRIRIDKNSIFAAAADANSNQAAK; from the coding sequence ATGAATTTAATGACCGTATTCTTGCAAGCTCCTGCCGCAGCTCCTGGTGGTGGTAGCATGATGTGGATTCTTCTGATTGCCATGTTTGCTATCATGTATTTTTTCATGATTCGTCCACAAAACAAAAAGCAAAAAGAAATTGCAAACTTCCGCAAATCGCTTCAGGTAAACCAAAAGGTGATTACTGCCGGTGGTATTCATGGTGTTATCAAAGAGATTAATGATAATGATATAGTACTTGAAATCGCTTCTAATGTTAGGATTAGAATTGATAAGAATTCTATATTTGCAGCAGCTGCAGATGCTAACAGCAATCAGGCTGCTAAATAA
- the coaE gene encoding dephospho-CoA kinase (Dephospho-CoA kinase (CoaE) performs the final step in coenzyme A biosynthesis.) produces the protein MAIKIGITGGIGSGKSVVSRLLEVMGVPVYISDIESKRLTVSDSLIRRELISLLGEDIYTDGELNKTLLASYIFGNPEHIRTVNGIIHPRVRDDFHQWVKRYDAYPIVGMESAILIEAGFAGEVDAVIMVYAPEEIRITRAMQRDTAPRELVERRVRSQMSDEDKRIQADFVIVNDGETPLIPQVLELITSLSKNIAYLCPPKK, from the coding sequence ATGGCAATTAAGATAGGTATAACTGGTGGAATCGGTAGTGGAAAAAGTGTAGTTTCCCGACTATTGGAAGTGATGGGTGTCCCTGTTTATATCTCGGATATTGAATCCAAGCGCCTGACTGTTTCGGACTCTTTGATTCGCCGGGAACTGATATCTTTACTGGGAGAAGATATTTATACCGATGGAGAGTTGAATAAAACCTTGCTTGCTTCCTATATATTTGGTAACCCCGAACATATCCGTACTGTAAACGGTATTATTCATCCACGGGTGCGGGATGATTTTCATCAATGGGTAAAGCGATACGATGCATATCCGATAGTAGGGATGGAGTCTGCAATTCTGATTGAAGCCGGATTTGCAGGTGAAGTAGATGCCGTAATTATGGTATATGCACCCGAGGAAATCCGTATAACCCGTGCCATGCAGCGTGATACTGCTCCGCGGGAATTGGTGGAACGTCGTGTTCGTAGCCAGATGAGTGATGAAGATAAGCGTATCCAGGCTGATTTTGTAATTGTAAACGACGGTGAAACTCCGTTAATTCCGCAGGTTTTAGAACTAATAACTTCTCTATCTAAAAATATTGCTTACCTTTGCCCACCGAAAAAATAA
- a CDS encoding RNA-binding S4 domain-containing protein, with amino-acid sequence MSEARIDKWMWAVRIFKTRTIAAEACKKSRISINGALAKAARTVKPGDIIQVRKPPVTYSFKVLQAIEKRVGAKLVAEMMENVTTPDQYELLEMSRVSGFVDRAKGAGRPTKKDRRSMEEFTTPEFMDDFDFDFDFEEE; translated from the coding sequence ATGAGTGAAGCAAGAATAGATAAATGGATGTGGGCTGTGCGCATTTTCAAGACACGCACCATTGCTGCCGAGGCGTGTAAGAAAAGCCGCATCAGCATCAATGGAGCATTGGCAAAGGCTGCTCGTACGGTAAAACCAGGCGATATAATACAAGTACGTAAACCACCTGTTACCTACTCTTTCAAAGTACTGCAAGCCATAGAGAAACGCGTCGGAGCAAAGCTCGTTGCAGAGATGATGGAGAATGTAACGACTCCCGACCAGTATGAATTATTGGAAATGAGCCGCGTCAGTGGCTTCGTAGACCGTGCTAAAGGCGCCGGCCGTCCTACAAAGAAAGATCGACGGAGTATGGAGGAATTCACTACTCCCGAATTTATGGATGATTTTGACTTTGACTTTGATTTTGAAGAAGAGTAA
- the clpB gene encoding ATP-dependent chaperone ClpB — MNFNNFTIKSQEAVQEALNLAKSRGQQAIEPVHVMQGVMKVGENVTNFIFQKLGMNGQQIALVLDKQTDSLPKVSGGEPYLSRETNEVFQKATQYSKEMGDEFVSLEHLLLALLTVKSTVSTILKDAGMTERELRNAITELRKGEKVTSQSSEDTYQSLEKYAINLNEAARSGKLDPVIGRDEEIRRVLQILSRRTKNNPILIGEPGTGKTAIVEGLAHRILRGDVPENLKNKQVYSLDMGALVAGAKYKGEFEERLKAVINEVKKSEGDIILFIDEIHTLVGAGKGEGAMDAANILKPALARGELRSIGATTLDEYQKYFEKDKALERRFQIVYVNEPDTLSTISILRGLKERYENHHHVRIKDDAIIAAVELSNRYITDRFLPDKAIDLMDEAAAKLRMEVDSVPEELDEISRKIKQLEIEREAIKRENDKPKLEQIGKELAELKEQEKSHKAKWQSEKTLVNKIQQNKVEIENLKFEADKAEREGDYGKVAEIRYGKLQALNKEIEDTQKELHMMQGDKAMIKEEVDAEDIADVVSRWTGIPVSKMLQSEKDKLLHLEDELHQRVIGQDEAIEAVADAVRRSRAGLQDPKRPIGSFIFLGTTGVGKTELAKALAEFLFDDESMMTRIDMSEYQEKHSVSRLVGAPPGYVGYDEGGQLTEAIRRKPYSVVLFDEIEKAHPDVFNILLQVLDDGRLTDNKGRVVNFKNTIIIMTSNMGSAYIQSQMEKLNGTNKEQVIEETKKEVMNMLKKTIRPEFLNRIDETIMFLPLTESEIKQIVVLQIKSVQKMLAQNGVELILTEGAIEFLTKVGYDPEFGARPVKRAIQHYLLNDLSKKLLSQEVDRSKPITVDASGERLAFRN, encoded by the coding sequence CTTCCAGAAGCTGGGCATGAATGGTCAACAGATTGCACTTGTACTTGACAAACAAACTGACTCTTTGCCCAAAGTTTCGGGTGGAGAACCTTACTTGAGTCGCGAGACAAATGAGGTATTCCAGAAAGCGACCCAATATTCCAAAGAAATGGGTGACGAGTTTGTTTCATTGGAGCATCTGCTGCTGGCATTGCTCACTGTAAAAAGTACTGTTTCTACCATCCTGAAAGATGCAGGAATGACGGAACGTGAACTTCGTAATGCCATCACCGAGTTGCGTAAAGGAGAAAAAGTGACTTCACAATCCAGTGAAGACACCTATCAGTCACTTGAAAAGTATGCTATCAACCTGAACGAAGCCGCCCGAAGCGGTAAGCTCGACCCTGTTATCGGTCGTGACGAAGAAATCCGGCGTGTATTGCAGATTCTGAGCCGTCGTACCAAAAACAACCCTATATTAATAGGTGAACCGGGTACCGGTAAGACTGCCATTGTAGAAGGTCTTGCCCATCGTATTCTGCGCGGTGATGTACCTGAAAACCTGAAGAATAAACAAGTTTATTCACTGGATATGGGAGCATTGGTTGCCGGTGCTAAATATAAAGGTGAGTTCGAGGAACGCTTGAAAGCTGTTATTAATGAGGTGAAGAAATCAGAAGGAGACATAATTCTCTTTATTGATGAAATCCACACTTTGGTTGGTGCCGGAAAAGGTGAAGGCGCTATGGATGCCGCCAACATCCTGAAACCCGCACTGGCTCGTGGCGAACTGAGAAGTATCGGCGCAACGACCCTCGACGAGTATCAGAAGTACTTTGAAAAGGACAAAGCATTGGAACGCCGCTTCCAGATCGTGTATGTCAATGAACCGGATACGCTGAGTACCATCTCCATCCTGCGTGGTCTGAAGGAGCGTTATGAAAACCACCACCATGTACGGATTAAAGACGACGCCATCATTGCCGCCGTGGAGTTGAGTAACCGTTATATCACAGACCGCTTCTTACCGGATAAGGCTATCGACCTGATGGATGAAGCCGCTGCAAAGCTGCGTATGGAAGTAGATTCCGTACCGGAAGAGTTGGATGAAATTTCCCGCAAGATCAAACAGTTGGAGATTGAGCGCGAAGCCATTAAACGTGAAAACGATAAACCGAAACTGGAACAAATCGGCAAGGAACTTGCCGAACTGAAAGAACAGGAAAAATCGCACAAAGCAAAATGGCAAAGTGAAAAGACATTGGTCAACAAGATACAACAAAATAAGGTTGAAATCGAAAACCTTAAATTTGAAGCTGATAAGGCGGAACGTGAAGGTGACTACGGCAAAGTAGCCGAAATCCGTTACGGTAAGCTACAAGCTTTGAACAAGGAAATCGAAGATACTCAAAAAGAACTTCACATGATGCAAGGCGATAAAGCCATGATTAAGGAAGAAGTAGACGCTGAGGATATTGCAGATGTTGTATCCCGTTGGACAGGTATTCCGGTCAGCAAGATGTTGCAAAGTGAAAAAGACAAATTGTTGCATCTGGAAGATGAACTCCACCAGCGTGTGATTGGGCAGGACGAAGCTATCGAAGCTGTCGCTGATGCTGTACGCCGTAGCCGTGCCGGTCTGCAAGATCCGAAACGCCCGATTGGTTCGTTTATCTTCCTCGGTACTACCGGTGTTGGTAAGACAGAACTTGCCAAGGCTCTTGCCGAGTTCCTCTTCGATGACGAGTCTATGATGACGCGTATTGACATGAGTGAATATCAGGAAAAGCATAGCGTATCTCGTCTGGTCGGAGCGCCTCCGGGATATGTAGGTTACGATGAAGGTGGCCAGTTGACCGAAGCTATCCGCCGTAAACCCTATTCAGTCGTACTGTTCGACGAAATAGAGAAAGCACATCCGGATGTATTCAATATCTTACTTCAGGTATTGGACGACGGACGCCTGACGGATAACAAAGGACGTGTGGTAAACTTCAAAAATACCATCATTATCATGACATCTAACATGGGTAGCGCTTATATCCAAAGTCAGATGGAAAAGCTGAATGGTACCAACAAGGAGCAGGTAATCGAGGAAACAAAGAAGGAAGTGATGAATATGTTGAAGAAAACTATTCGCCCGGAATTCCTGAACCGTATCGATGAAACAATCATGTTCCTGCCGCTGACTGAAAGCGAAATCAAGCAGATTGTGGTACTCCAGATAAAAAGTGTACAAAAGATGCTTGCCCAAAATGGCGTGGAATTGATATTGACGGAAGGAGCCATAGAATTCCTGACGAAGGTAGGATATGATCCGGAGTTTGGTGCTCGTCCCGTAAAACGGGCTATCCAACATTACTTGCTGAATGACTTGTCGAAGAAACTGTTATCTCAGGAAGTAGACCGTAGCAAACCGATTACAGTAGATGCCAGCGGTGAAAGATTGGCATTTAGAAATTAA
- the pth gene encoding aminoacyl-tRNA hydrolase, with amino-acid sequence MKYLIVGLGNIGPEYHETRHNIGFMVVDALAKEAGATFNDGRYGFTTTLSVKGRQLLLLKPSTFMNLSGNAVRYWMQKENIPLENVLIIVDDLALSFGTLRLKGKGSDAGHNGLKHIAAILGTQNYARLRFGIGNEFPRGGQVDYVLGHFTEEDQETMDERLKTAGEIIKSFCLAGIDITMNQFNKK; translated from the coding sequence ATGAAATATTTAATTGTTGGATTAGGAAATATAGGTCCCGAATATCACGAAACCCGCCATAACATAGGTTTTATGGTAGTAGATGCATTGGCAAAAGAAGCAGGTGCCACTTTCAACGACGGACGTTACGGCTTTACCACTACCCTATCCGTCAAAGGACGCCAACTGTTATTACTAAAGCCTTCTACATTTATGAACCTCAGCGGAAATGCTGTGCGCTACTGGATGCAGAAAGAAAACATTCCATTGGAAAATGTGTTAATAATAGTAGATGACCTTGCCCTATCTTTCGGGACTTTGCGTCTAAAAGGAAAAGGCAGTGATGCCGGACACAACGGGCTAAAACATATTGCTGCTATTCTGGGTACACAGAATTATGCCCGACTTCGTTTCGGTATCGGTAACGAATTTCCACGAGGCGGCCAGGTGGACTATGTGCTGGGACATTTTACCGAAGAAGATCAGGAAACGATGGATGAACGCCTGAAAACAGCAGGAGAGATCATCAAGAGTTTCTGCCTGGCAGGAATTGATATTACAATGAATCAATTTAATAAAAAGTAG
- the nusB gene encoding transcription antitermination factor NusB translates to MINRVLIRLKIIQIVYAYYQNGSKNLDSAEKELFFSLSKAYDLYNYLLMLMVALTTYAQKRIDAAKAKLAPTAEELYPNMKFVENKFVSQLEVNKQLLDFVANQKRSWTNDEDFIKGLYEKIIASDIYKEYMASPDKSYETDRELWRKLYKAFIFNNEALDTLLEDQSLYWNDDKEIVDTFVLKTIKRFEEKNGANQTLLPEFKDEEDQEFARRLFRRAILNCDYYRHLISENTRNWDLDRVAFMDVIIMQCALAEILSFPNIPVSVSLNEYVEIAKVYSTIKSGSFVNGTLDGIVNQLKKEGKLAKN, encoded by the coding sequence ATGATTAACAGAGTTCTTATTCGTCTTAAGATTATACAGATTGTATATGCTTATTATCAGAATGGCAGTAAAAATTTAGACTCAGCGGAGAAAGAATTATTCTTTAGTCTTTCGAAAGCGTATGACCTTTATAATTATTTGCTGATGCTGATGGTGGCTCTGACGACTTACGCACAAAAACGCATTGATGCGGCAAAAGCCAAGTTAGCTCCGACCGCGGAGGAGTTGTATCCCAACATGAAATTCGTAGAAAACAAGTTCGTTTCTCAACTGGAAGTGAATAAGCAGTTGCTTGACTTTGTTGCCAACCAAAAACGGTCGTGGACAAATGACGAAGACTTTATCAAGGGGTTGTATGAGAAGATTATAGCTTCTGATATATATAAGGAATATATGGCTTCGCCTGATAAGTCTTATGAAACAGACCGTGAATTATGGAGAAAGCTCTATAAAGCATTTATTTTTAATAACGAAGCATTGGATACTTTGTTGGAAGACCAGAGCCTTTATTGGAATGATGACAAAGAAATCGTAGATACTTTTGTTCTAAAGACAATCAAACGTTTTGAGGAAAAGAATGGTGCCAATCAGACTTTGTTGCCTGAGTTCAAAGATGAGGAGGACCAGGAGTTTGCTCGTCGTTTGTTCCGTCGTGCCATCTTGAATTGTGATTACTATCGTCATCTGATCAGTGAGAATACTCGTAATTGGGATTTGGATCGTGTAGCCTTTATGGACGTGATAATAATGCAATGTGCATTAGCGGAAATTCTAAGTTTTCCGAACATTCCTGTGAGTGTTTCGTTAAATGAGTATGTAGAGATTGCTAAAGTCTATAGTACGATAAAGAGCGGAAGTTTCGTAAATGGTACATTAGACGGAATAGTTAATCAATTAAAAAAAGAAGGTAAGTTGGCTAAAAACTGA
- a CDS encoding CdaR family protein, whose product MIDRRNIKRIYLKTARKIKDFLLSDKSREFLIFLFFFFIASGFWLLQTLNNDYETEFSIPVRLKGVPNNIVITSEPPSELHIRVKDKGTVLLNYMLGKSFFPITLDFSDYKGKDNHVRIYSSQFEKRLLNQLNVSTKLLSVKPDTLEYIYSTGDSKLVPVKLQGTVSAGRQYYISDTICTPDSVLAYAPAGVLDTITIAYTQKVKFEDVSDTLKRQIPLLAQKGVKFVPASVEMIFPVDIYTEKTVEVPLRGVNFPAGKVLRAFPSKVNVTFQVGLSHFRQITASDFHINVSYEELLKLGSDKYTVKLRSVPKGVNQIRISPEQVDFLIEQVSPDYGN is encoded by the coding sequence ATGATTGATCGTAGGAACATAAAACGCATATATTTAAAAACAGCGAGAAAAATTAAGGACTTTCTGCTCAGTGATAAGAGCAGAGAGTTCTTAATTTTTTTATTTTTCTTCTTCATTGCCAGTGGTTTCTGGCTGCTTCAGACATTAAATAATGATTATGAAACGGAATTCTCCATTCCGGTACGTTTGAAAGGAGTTCCTAATAATATTGTTATAACTTCTGAACCTCCTTCCGAACTGCATATTCGGGTGAAAGATAAAGGTACGGTGTTACTCAACTATATGCTTGGAAAGAGCTTTTTCCCTATTACTTTGGATTTTTCTGACTATAAAGGGAAGGATAACCATGTGCGTATTTATTCTTCGCAGTTTGAGAAAAGATTGCTCAACCAGTTGAACGTATCTACAAAATTGCTTTCCGTGAAACCCGATACGTTAGAGTATATCTATTCTACCGGAGACTCCAAATTAGTTCCGGTGAAGTTACAGGGAACAGTGAGTGCCGGACGCCAGTATTATATTTCCGATACAATTTGTACGCCTGATTCTGTATTAGCCTACGCACCTGCAGGTGTACTGGATACAATAACCATTGCCTATACACAGAAGGTGAAATTTGAAGATGTCTCTGATACACTGAAGAGGCAAATTCCTTTGCTTGCCCAGAAGGGGGTTAAGTTTGTGCCGGCTTCTGTGGAGATGATTTTTCCTGTGGATATTTATACGGAGAAAACTGTGGAAGTTCCTTTGCGGGGTGTTAACTTTCCTGCAGGTAAAGTGTTGCGTGCATTTCCATCAAAAGTGAATGTTACTTTCCAGGTTGGTTTGAGTCATTTCCGCCAAATAACAGCAAGTGATTTTCATATCAATGTTTCTTATGAAGAACTTCTGAAATTAGGTTCGGATAAGTATACGGTGAAATTAAGATCAGTGCCGAAAGGCGTAAACCAGATACGTATCAGTCCGGAACAGGTAGATTTCCTAATTGAGCAAGTATCTCCTGATTATGGCAATTAA
- a CDS encoding 50S ribosomal protein L25/general stress protein Ctc, which produces MKSIEVKGTARTIAERSSEQARALKAIRKDNGVPCVLYGAGENIHFTVPADGLRNLVYTPHIYVVDLVIDGKKINAIMKDIQFHPVKDTILHVDFYQIDESKPIVMEVPVQMEGLAEGVKAGGKLVLQMRKLKVKALYNVIPEKLTINVAHLGLGKTVKVGELSFEGLELMNAKEAVVCAVKLTRAARGAAAAAGN; this is translated from the coding sequence ATGAAATCAATTGAAGTAAAAGGTACTGCAAGAACTATTGCAGAACGTTCTTCGGAACAAGCAAGAGCTTTGAAAGCTATTCGTAAAGACAACGGTGTACCCTGCGTACTCTACGGAGCAGGTGAAAACATTCACTTCACTGTACCCGCTGATGGTCTGCGCAACTTAGTTTATACTCCGCACATCTACGTAGTTGACCTCGTAATCGATGGCAAGAAAATAAACGCTATTATGAAGGATATTCAATTCCACCCGGTAAAAGATACTATCCTGCACGTTGACTTCTATCAGATTGACGAATCTAAACCCATCGTTATGGAAGTTCCGGTACAGATGGAAGGTTTGGCAGAAGGTGTTAAGGCCGGTGGTAAGCTGGTATTGCAGATGCGTAAACTGAAAGTGAAAGCTTTATATAACGTTATTCCTGAGAAACTGACTATAAATGTTGCTCACTTGGGTCTGGGTAAGACTGTTAAAGTTGGTGAGTTGAGCTTCGAAGGTCTGGAATTGATGAATGCAAAAGAAGCTGTTGTATGCGCTGTTAAGCTGACTCGTGCTGCAAGAGGTGCCGCTGCTGCTGCAGGCAACTAA